Proteins from a genomic interval of Rosa chinensis cultivar Old Blush chromosome 2, RchiOBHm-V2, whole genome shotgun sequence:
- the LOC112187671 gene encoding E3 ubiquitin-protein ligase WAVH1, producing the protein MVTGWRRAFCTSIPKDRHTKVVTEKQQQQCENTNTNTNNNQSPKITSKFGFFSSSSNPSTPRLQSQPVSTPSLRCRTTTAATAPTTPNSSLPNSPKLQCNVPATTTTPKKMTYSPRVFHRSNPSSPKSPSSFSLLKSTLRLNKSRCGICLQSVKSGQGTAIFTAECSHSFHFPCVATHVKQQPLMLCPVCHATWKELPLLETLTPRTNTNPQSKLRDVKIKPLRVYNDDEPLMSPTSGARFNPIPESDENEDENDAVEFQGFFVNPDRNNVCSGNRKSVEFSLLPESAVVALGRSFETYAVVLKVKAPQLVEGRATSSSRRAPIDLVTVVDVSANTSRARIQATKRALRLIISSLSDADRLSIVAFSSTSKRLLPLRRMTSPGRRSARRIVDALCGVGQGMCVNDALKKAAKVLQDRRERNPVASIMLLSDGGGVSANQKRSSPVVSSTRFPHLDIPVHTVGLTETTDDAFAKCVGGLLSVVVKDVKLQLSVVTGSANAEIGAVYSLTGRPTALGSGSIRLGDLYAGEERELLVELKVPVNSGGSHTQNAMMSVRSTYRDPSSNELVFSKERALLVPRSQAVRSPSTSSSNPNIQRLRNLHVTARAVAESRRFLERNDFSGAHHLLTSARALLLQSSSASAEEFLRGLEAELAELHRGRQHQSVAQRQRGNWHLEEKPEPLTPTSAWRAAERLAKVAIMRKSMNRVSDLHGFENARF; encoded by the exons ATGGTGACTGGGTGGAGAAGGGCCTTCTGCACGTCTATCCCTAAAGACAGACACACCAAAGTTGTAACAGAGAAGCAGCAGCAACAATGTGaaaacaccaacaccaacaccaacaatAACCAAAGCCCCAAAATCACCTCCAAATTCggtttcttctcctcctcctcaaaCCCATCCACGCCTCGCCTTCAATCCCAGCCGGTGTCGACTCCAAGCCTCCGCTGCCGAACCACCACCGCCGCCACAGCACCCACCACCCCCAATTCTTCCCTCCCCAACAGCCCAAAACTGCAATGCAACGTCCCTGCCACCACCACAACCCCGAAAAAAATGACCTACAGCCCCAGAGTCTTCCACCGATCCAACCCCTCCTCCCCGAAATCGCCTTCCAGCTTCTCCCTCCTCAAATCCACCCTCCGCCTCAACAAA AGTAGATGCGGAATCTGCTTGCAGAGCGTGAAAAGTGGTCAAGGTACGGCCATTTTCACAGCCGAGTGCTCCCACTCCTTTCACTTTCCTTGCGTCGCCACCCATGTCAAGCAGCAACCTCTCATGCTCTGCCCAGTCTGCCACGCCACCTGGAAAGAGCTGCCTCTGCTCGAAACTCTCACTCCTCGCACCAATACTAATCCCCAGTCGAAGCTCAGAGACGTCAAGATCAAGCCCTTGAGGGTTTACAACGACGACGAGCCGCTCATGTCGCCCACCTCCGGCGCCAGGTTCAATCCCATTCCGGAGTCCGACGAAAACGAGGACGAAAACGATGCCGTTGAGTTCCAGGGCTTCTTTGTCAATCCTGATAGGAATAATGTCTGTTCCGGGAATCGCAAGAGTGTGGAGTTTAGTTTGCTGCCTGAATCGGCGGTGGTGGCGCTTGGGAGGAGCTTCGAGACTTACGCCGTCGTCTTGAAAGTCAAAGCTCCGCAGCTTGTGGAAGGTAGAGCGACGTCGTCGTCGCGAAGGGCGCCGATTGACTTGGTGACCGTGGTCGACGTCAGCGCCAATACCAGCCGCGCCAGGATTCAGGCCACCAAGCGCGCGTTACGGTTGATAATTTCTTCTCTCTCCGACGCCGACAGGCTCTCCATCGTGGCGTTCTCGTCCACCTCCAAGAGGCTGCTGCCGTTACGGAGGATGACGTCGCCCGGCCGGAGATCGGCGCGTCGGATAGTTGACGCGCTCTGCGGCGTTGGCCAGGGTATGTGTGTCAACGACGCGCTCAAGAAGGCGGCCAAGGTGTTGCAAGACCGCCGGGAGAGAAACCCTGTCGCTAGCATTATGCTCCTCTCGGACGGCGGCGGCGTTTCCGCCAATCAGAAGCGCTCCTCCCCGGTCGTGTCCTCCACGCGCTTCCCCCACCTCGACATCCCCGTCCACACCGTCGGATTAACCGAGACTACCGACGACGCGTTCGCCAAGTGCGTGGGGGGTTTGCTAAGCGTGGTGGTGAAAGACGTCAAGCTCCAGCTCAGCGTCGTAACCGGTTCAGCCAACGCCGAGATCGGGGCGGTTTATTCTCTCACGGGCCGGCCCACGGCTCTCGGATCCGGTTCGATCCGGCTCGGCGACCTCTACGCCGGAGAAGAGCGAGAGCTGCTCGTCGAATTGAAAGTCCCGGTCAATTCCGGCGGGTCCCACACCCAAAACGCGATGATGTCCGTACGGTCCACCTACAGAGACCCGTCGTCGAATGAGCTCGTATTTTCCAAAGAGCGGGCCCTCCTCGTACCGCGCTCGCAAGCCGTCCGATCGCCTTCTACCTCTTCCTCCAACCCCAACATCCAACGGCTGCGAAATCTCCACGTCACGGCTCGAGCCGTGGCCGAATCGCGCCGGTTCTTGGAGCGAAACGACTTCTCAGGCGCCCATCACTTGCTGACTTCGGCTCGAGCTCTGCTGCTCCAGTCGAGCTCGGCTTCGGCGGAGGAGTTCCTGCGCGGCTTGGAGGCTGAGCTGGCGGAGCTGCACCGTGGAAGGCAGCACCAGAGTGTGGCCCAGAGGCAGAGAGGGAACTGGCACTTGGAGGAGAAGCCGGAGCCGCTGACGCCGACCTCGGCTTGGCGCGCCGCCGAGAGATTGGCTAAGGTGGCTATAATGAGGAAGTCCATGAACAGAGTCAGCGACTTACACGGCTTCGAAAACGCCAGATTTTAG
- the LOC112187088 gene encoding protein RMD5 homolog, whose amino-acid sequence MELIKDAFDRVTKKQKLSCSKTQEVLDLIDQEIKQTLQKIQSSNECESQVDLKSTIAELKNKLKDIAPLSQTESTQKELNLALSKYPKLLEKTFNPDIAKAYRNIEFDAHTVNEIIGSHFYRQGLFELGDCFLREAEEPESAAAMKSQFQEMFQIVEAMKCQNLEPALKWAIGNSDKLKPNGSDLLLKLHSLQFMGILQKGERDEALHYARTFLAPFASDHMAEIQKLMVCLLWTGKLDNLPYSHLLSKANWDKVAGELTRQFCNILGQSYESPLSMTIAAGVQGLPPLLKFMNVMVGKRNEWQTMKQLPVPVELDREFQFHSIFVCPVSKEQATDENPPMLMSCGHVLCKQSITKMSKNSTKTFKCPYCPSDIDSAQCRQLHF is encoded by the coding sequence atggagcTGATTAAAGATGCATTTGATCGTGttacaaagaaacaaaagctaTCATGCTCCAAAACTCAAGAAGTTCTTGATCTGATTGACCAAGAAATCAAGCAGACGTTACAGAAAATACAATCATCTAATGAGTGTGAATCTCAGGTTGATTTGAAATCTACCATTGCTGAACTCAAAAACAAGTTAAAAGACATTGCACCACTCAGTCAGACAGAAAGCACCCAGAAGGAACTGAATCTGGCATTGAGCAAGTATCCAAAGCTTCTCGAGAAAACCTTCAATCCTGATATAGCCAAGGCTTATAGAAACATTGAGTTTGATGCTCACACAGTTAATGAGATAATAGGCAGTCATTTCTATAGGCAGGGCCTTTTCGAACTTGGAGACTGTTTCTTAAGGGAGGCTGAAGAACCAGAATCTGCAGCTGCTATGAAATCTCAGTTTCAGGAGATGTTTCAGATAGTTGAAGCAATGAAATGTCAGAACTTAGAGCCAGCACTGAAGTGGGCCATCGGTAACTCGGATAAACTCAAACCAAATGGATCAGACCTACTGCTGAAACTTCACAGTCTACAGTTCATGGGTATATTGcagaagggagagagagatgaagctCTTCATTATGCCAGAACTTTCCTTGCTCCTTTTGCTTCTGACCATATGGCTGAAATTCAGAAGCTTATGGTATGTCTTCTATGGACTGGAAAGCTTGATAACTTACCATACTCTCACCTATTATCCAAGGCCAATTGGGACAAAGTGGCTGGGGAGCTAACCAGGCAATTCTGCAATATTCTTGGCCAGTCTTACGAGAGCCCATTGAGCATGACTATAGCTGCTGGGGTCCAGGGGTTGCCACCTCTTCTCAAGTTTATGAATGTAATGGTAGGGAAGAGAAATGAATGGCAAACTATGAAGCAGTTGCCTGTGCCAGTGGAGTTAGACCGTGAGTTTCAGTTCCATTCTATTTTCGTTTGTCCAGTCTCCAAGGAACAAGCAACCGATGAAAATCCACCTATGTTGATGTCATGTGGACATGTGCTTTGCAAGCAGTCTATTACAAAGATGTCAAAGAACAGCACAAAAACCTTCAAATGCCCTTACTGTCCTTCAGATATCGATTCAGCACAGTGTAGGCAGCTCCATTTCTGA